A window of the Cynocephalus volans isolate mCynVol1 chromosome 10, mCynVol1.pri, whole genome shotgun sequence genome harbors these coding sequences:
- the GPR108 gene encoding protein GPR108 isoform X2 gives MAVSERRGLGRGSPAEWGQRLLLLLVVGGCSGRIHRLALTGEKRADIQLNSFGFYANGSLEVELSLLRLGLQETEEKSPLVGFSLSRVQSGSIRSYSSRNSQECPLQKNSSNFLVLFLINTKDLQVQVRKYGEQKKLLISPGLLPKEPFELGLPKPEPTVTPKAGSATTTGDKAKPKPEVSQGPSGKDKELVLGLGHLNNSYNFSFHVVIGSRAEEGQYNLNFHNCYNSIPGREHPFDITVMIWERNPEGFLSAAEIPLFKLYMVMSACFLAAGIFWVSVLCRNTYNVFKIHWLMAALAFTKSISLLFHSINYYFINSKGHPIEGLAVMHYITHLLKGALLFITIALIGSGWAFVKYVLSDREKKIFGIVIPLQVLANVAYIVIESREEGASDYGLWKEILFLVDLICCGAILFPVVWSIRHLQDASGTDGKVAVNLAKLKLFRHYYVMVAVPFQWQWLYQLLVEGSTLAFFVLTGYKFQPAGDNPYLQLPQEDEDVQMEQVMTDSGFREGLSKVNKTASGRELL, from the exons ATGGCAGTGAGCGAGAGGAGGGGGCTCGGCCGCGGGAGCCCGGCGGAGTGGGGGCAGCGTTTACTTCTGCTGCTGGTGGTGGGCGGCTGCTCCGGGCGCATCCACCGGCTGGCGCTGACG GGGGAGAAGCGAGCAGACATCCAGCTGAACAGCTTTGGCTTCTACGCCAATGGCTCCCTGGAGGTGGAGTTGAGCCTCCTGCGACTGGGCCTCCAGGAGACAGAAGAGAAGTCCCCGCTG GTGGGGTTCAGTCTAAGCCGAGTTCAATCTGGTAGCATTCGATCCTACTCA AGCCGAAATTCCCAAGAATGCCCTCTCCAGAAAAACAGTAGCAACTTCCTGGTCCTGTTCCTCATCAACACCAAGGATCTGCA AGTCCAGGTGCGAAAGTATGGGGAGCAAAAGAAGTTACTCATCTCTCCTGGGCTCCTCCCCAAAGAGCCCTTTGAACTGGGGCTTCCGAAGCCAGAGCCCACAGTCACCCCCAAGGCGGGCAGTG CGACCACCACAGGCGACAAGGCCAAGCCAAAACCCGAAGTGTCTCAG GGCCCCAGTGGGAAGGACAAGGAGCTGGTGTTGGGTCTGGGCCACCTCAACAACTCCTACAACTTCAGC TTCCACGTGGTGATCGGCTCCAGGGCTGAGGAAGGCCAGTACAACCTCAATTTCCACAACTGCTACAACTCGATTCCTGGCCGGGAGCATCCATTCGACATCACA GTGATGATCTGGGAGAGGAACCCTGAGGGTTTCCTGTCGGCAGCCGAAATTCCCCTTTTCAAGCTCTACATGGTCATGTCTGCCTGCTTCCTGGCTGCCGGCATCTTCTGGGTGTCTGTCCTCTGCAGGAACAC ATATAACGTCTTCAAGATCCACTGGCTCATGGCGGCCCTGGCTTTCACCAAGAgcatctctctcctcttccacagC ATCAACTACTACTTCATCAACAGCAAGGGCCACCCTATCGAAGGCCTCGCTGTCATGCACTACATCACGCACCT GCTGAAGGGCGCCCTGCTGTTCATCACCATCGCCTTGATCGGGTCAGGCTGGGCCTTTGTCAAGTACGTCCTGTCGGATAGGGAGAAGAAGATTTTTGGGATTGTGATCCCCCTGCAG GTCCTCGCCAATGTGGCCTACATTGTCATTGAGTCCCGGGAGGAGGGTGCCAGCGACTACGGGCTCTGGAAGGAGATCCTGTTCCTGGTGGACCTCATCTGCTGTGGTGCAATCCTCTTCCCAGtcgtctg GTCCATCCGGCATCTCCAGGATGCGTCTGGCACAGATGGGAAGG TGGCAGTGAACCTGGCCAAGCTGAAGCTGTTTCGGCATTACTATGTCATG GTCGCTGTGCCCTTCCAGTGGCAGTGGCTGTACCAG CTGTTGGTGGAGGGCTCCACTCTCGCCTTCTTCGTGCTCACGGGCTACAAGTTCCAGCCCGCAGGGGACAACCCGTACTTGCAGCTGCCCCAGGAGGATGAGGACGTGCAGATGGAGCAAGT AATGACGGACTCTGGGTTCCGGGAAGGCTTGTCCAAAGTCAACAAAACAGCCAGCGGGCGGGAGCTGTTGTGA
- the GPR108 gene encoding protein GPR108 isoform X1 yields the protein MAVSERRGLGRGSPAEWGQRLLLLLVVGGCSGRIHRLALTGEKRADIQLNSFGFYANGSLEVELSLLRLGLQETEEKSPLVGFSLSRVQSGSIRSYSSRNSQECPLQKNSSNFLVLFLINTKDLQVQVRKYGEQKKLLISPGLLPKEPFELGLPKPEPTVTPKAGSATTTGDKAKPKPEVSQGPSGKDKELVLGLGHLNNSYNFSFHVVIGSRAEEGQYNLNFHNCYNSIPGREHPFDITVMIWERNPEGFLSAAEIPLFKLYMVMSACFLAAGIFWVSVLCRNTYNVFKIHWLMAALAFTKSISLLFHSINYYFINSKGHPIEGLAVMHYITHLLKGALLFITIALIGSGWAFVKYVLSDREKKIFGIVIPLQVLANVAYIVIESREEGASDYGLWKEILFLVDLICCGAILFPVVWSIRHLQDASGTDGKVAVNLAKLKLFRHYYVMVICYVYFTRIIAILLQVAVPFQWQWLYQLLVEGSTLAFFVLTGYKFQPAGDNPYLQLPQEDEDVQMEQVMTDSGFREGLSKVNKTASGRELL from the exons ATGGCAGTGAGCGAGAGGAGGGGGCTCGGCCGCGGGAGCCCGGCGGAGTGGGGGCAGCGTTTACTTCTGCTGCTGGTGGTGGGCGGCTGCTCCGGGCGCATCCACCGGCTGGCGCTGACG GGGGAGAAGCGAGCAGACATCCAGCTGAACAGCTTTGGCTTCTACGCCAATGGCTCCCTGGAGGTGGAGTTGAGCCTCCTGCGACTGGGCCTCCAGGAGACAGAAGAGAAGTCCCCGCTG GTGGGGTTCAGTCTAAGCCGAGTTCAATCTGGTAGCATTCGATCCTACTCA AGCCGAAATTCCCAAGAATGCCCTCTCCAGAAAAACAGTAGCAACTTCCTGGTCCTGTTCCTCATCAACACCAAGGATCTGCA AGTCCAGGTGCGAAAGTATGGGGAGCAAAAGAAGTTACTCATCTCTCCTGGGCTCCTCCCCAAAGAGCCCTTTGAACTGGGGCTTCCGAAGCCAGAGCCCACAGTCACCCCCAAGGCGGGCAGTG CGACCACCACAGGCGACAAGGCCAAGCCAAAACCCGAAGTGTCTCAG GGCCCCAGTGGGAAGGACAAGGAGCTGGTGTTGGGTCTGGGCCACCTCAACAACTCCTACAACTTCAGC TTCCACGTGGTGATCGGCTCCAGGGCTGAGGAAGGCCAGTACAACCTCAATTTCCACAACTGCTACAACTCGATTCCTGGCCGGGAGCATCCATTCGACATCACA GTGATGATCTGGGAGAGGAACCCTGAGGGTTTCCTGTCGGCAGCCGAAATTCCCCTTTTCAAGCTCTACATGGTCATGTCTGCCTGCTTCCTGGCTGCCGGCATCTTCTGGGTGTCTGTCCTCTGCAGGAACAC ATATAACGTCTTCAAGATCCACTGGCTCATGGCGGCCCTGGCTTTCACCAAGAgcatctctctcctcttccacagC ATCAACTACTACTTCATCAACAGCAAGGGCCACCCTATCGAAGGCCTCGCTGTCATGCACTACATCACGCACCT GCTGAAGGGCGCCCTGCTGTTCATCACCATCGCCTTGATCGGGTCAGGCTGGGCCTTTGTCAAGTACGTCCTGTCGGATAGGGAGAAGAAGATTTTTGGGATTGTGATCCCCCTGCAG GTCCTCGCCAATGTGGCCTACATTGTCATTGAGTCCCGGGAGGAGGGTGCCAGCGACTACGGGCTCTGGAAGGAGATCCTGTTCCTGGTGGACCTCATCTGCTGTGGTGCAATCCTCTTCCCAGtcgtctg GTCCATCCGGCATCTCCAGGATGCGTCTGGCACAGATGGGAAGG TGGCAGTGAACCTGGCCAAGCTGAAGCTGTTTCGGCATTACTATGTCATG GTCATCTGTTACGTCTACTTCACACGCATCATCGCCATTCTGCTGCAGGTCGCTGTGCCCTTCCAGTGGCAGTGGCTGTACCAG CTGTTGGTGGAGGGCTCCACTCTCGCCTTCTTCGTGCTCACGGGCTACAAGTTCCAGCCCGCAGGGGACAACCCGTACTTGCAGCTGCCCCAGGAGGATGAGGACGTGCAGATGGAGCAAGT AATGACGGACTCTGGGTTCCGGGAAGGCTTGTCCAAAGTCAACAAAACAGCCAGCGGGCGGGAGCTGTTGTGA
- the TRIP10 gene encoding cdc42-interacting protein 4 isoform X1 has protein sequence MDWGTELWDQFEVLERHTQWGLDLLDRYVKFVKERTEVEQAYAKQLRSLVKKYLPKRPAKDDPESKFSQHQSFVQILQEVNDFAGQRELVAENLSVRVCLELAKYSQEMKQERKMHFQEGRRAQQQLENGFKLLENSKRKFERDCREAEKAAQTAERLDQDINATKADVEKAKQQAHLRSHMAEESKNEYAAQLQRFNRDQAHFYFSQMPQIFDKLQDMDERRATRLGAGYRLLSEAELQVVPIIAKCLEGMKVAADSVDAKNDSQVLIELHKSGFARPGDVEFEDFSQPMNRAPSDSSLGTPSDGRPELRGPGRSRAKRWPFSKKNKPYPPPLSPLGGPLPSALPNGPPSPRSGRDPLAILSEISKSVKPRLASFRSLRGSRGTVVTEDFSHLPPEQQRKRLQQQLEERNRELQKEIDQREALKKMKDVYEKTPQMGDPASLEPRITETLSNIERLKLEVQKYEAWLAEAESRVLSNRGDSLGRHARPPDPPASAPPDSSSNDRSQDHKESSDEPPSEEGQDAPIYTEFDEDFEEEPTSPIGHCVAIYHFEGSSEGTISMAEGEDLSLMEGDKGDGWTRVRRKEGGEGYVPTSYLRVTLN, from the exons ATGGATTGGGGCACCGAGCTGTGG GACCAGTTCGAGGTACTCGAGCGTCACACGCAGTGGGGGCTGGATCTGCTGGACAGATACGTGAAGTTCGTGAAAGAACGCACCGAAGTGGAACAGGCTTATGCCAAGCAACTGCG GAGCCTGGTGAAAAAATATCTGCCCAAGAGACCTGCCAAGGATGACCCTGAATCCAA GTTCAGCCAGCATCAGTCCTTCGTGCAGATTCTCCAGGAGGTGAATGACTTCGCGGGCCAGCGGGAGCTGGTGGCCGAGAACCTCAGCGTCCGCGTGTGTCTTGAGCTGGCCAAGTACTCGCAGGAGATGAAACAGGAGAGGAAGATG CACTTCCAAGAAGGACGGCGGGCCCAGCAGCAGCTGGAAAATGGCTTTAAACTGCTGGAGAAT AGTAAGCGTAAATTTGAGCGGGATTGTCGGGAAGCAGAGAAGGCAGCCCAGACGGCTGAGCGGCTAGACCAGGATATCAATGCCACCAAGGCCGACGTGGAGAAG GCCAAGCAGCAAGCCCACCTTCGGAGTCATATGGCAGAGGAGAGCAAAAACGAATATGCAGCCCAACTCCAGCGCTTTAACCGAGACCAGGCGCACTTCTATTTTTCACAGATGCCCCAAATATTTGAT AAGCTGCAGGACATGGATGAACGCCGGGCCACCCGCCTAGGGGCCGGGTACAGGCTCCTCTCGGAGGCCGAGCTACAGGTGGTGCCCATCATCGCCAAGTGCCTGGAGGGCATGAAGGTGGCTGCAGATTCTGTGGATGCCAAAAAT GACTCCCAGGTCCTGATAGAGCTGCACAAGTCAGGTTTTGCCCGCCCGGGTGATGTGGAATTTGAAGACTTCAGCCAGCCCATGAACCGCGCCCCCTCGGACAGCAGTCTGGGCACCCCCTCAGATGGACGGCCCGAGCTCCGTGGCCCAGGCCGCAGCCGTGCCAAGCGCTGGCCCTTTAGCAAGAAGAACAAG CCGTaccccccacccctctcccccctGGGGGGCCCCCTACCCTCGGCATTGCCTAATGGACCCCCATCCCCCCGCTCCGGCCGTGACCCCTTGGCCATACTGAGCGAGATCAGTAAGTCGGTCAAACCGCGGCTAGCATCCTTCCGCAGCCTCCGAGGCAGCCGTGGG ACAGTGGTGACCGAGGATTTTAGCCACTTGCCTCCAGAACAACAGAGAAAGCGTCTTCAACAGCAACTGGAAGAACGGAATCGTGAACTTCAGAAGGAGATTGACCAGAG GGAAGCCCTGAAGAAAATGAAGGATGTCTATGAGAAGACACCCCAGATGGGGGACCCTGCCAGCTTGGAACCCCGGATCACAGAAACCCTGAGCAACATCGAACGGCTGAAGTTAGAAGTGCAGAAGTATGAA GCTTGGCTGGCAGAGGCTGAAAGTCGGGTCCTAAGCAACCGGGGGGACAGCCTAGGCCGACATGCCCGGCCTCCTGACCCCCCAGCCAGTGCCCCACCGGACAGCAGCAGCAACGATAGGTCACAGGATCACAAGGAGAG CTCTGATGAGCCTCCCTCAGAAGAGGGCCAGGACGCCCCCATTTACACGGAGTTCGATGAGGATTTTGAGGAAGAGCCCACATCTCCCATAGGTCACTGCGTAGCAATCTACCACTTTGAAG GTTCTAGCGAGGGCACCATCTCCATGGCCGAGGGTGAAGACCTCAGTCTCATGGAAGGGGACAAAGGCGACGGCTGGACTCGAGTCCGGCggaaagagggaggagagggTTATGTACCCACCTCCTACCTCCGAGTCACTCTCAACTGA
- the TRIP10 gene encoding cdc42-interacting protein 4 isoform X2 — translation MDWGTELWDQFEVLERHTQWGLDLLDRYVKFVKERTEVEQAYAKQLRSLVKKYLPKRPAKDDPESKFSQHQSFVQILQEVNDFAGQRELVAENLSVRVCLELAKYSQEMKQERKMHFQEGRRAQQQLENGFKLLENSKRKFERDCREAEKAAQTAERLDQDINATKADVEKAKQQAHLRSHMAEESKNEYAAQLQRFNRDQAHFYFSQMPQIFDKLQDMDERRATRLGAGYRLLSEAELQVVPIIAKCLEGMKVAADSVDAKNDSQVLIELHKSGFARPGDVEFEDFSQPMNRAPSDSSLGTPSDGRPELRGPGRSRAKRWPFSKKNKTVVTEDFSHLPPEQQRKRLQQQLEERNRELQKEIDQREALKKMKDVYEKTPQMGDPASLEPRITETLSNIERLKLEVQKYEAWLAEAESRVLSNRGDSLGRHARPPDPPASAPPDSSSNDRSQDHKESSDEPPSEEGQDAPIYTEFDEDFEEEPTSPIGHCVAIYHFEGSSEGTISMAEGEDLSLMEGDKGDGWTRVRRKEGGEGYVPTSYLRVTLN, via the exons ATGGATTGGGGCACCGAGCTGTGG GACCAGTTCGAGGTACTCGAGCGTCACACGCAGTGGGGGCTGGATCTGCTGGACAGATACGTGAAGTTCGTGAAAGAACGCACCGAAGTGGAACAGGCTTATGCCAAGCAACTGCG GAGCCTGGTGAAAAAATATCTGCCCAAGAGACCTGCCAAGGATGACCCTGAATCCAA GTTCAGCCAGCATCAGTCCTTCGTGCAGATTCTCCAGGAGGTGAATGACTTCGCGGGCCAGCGGGAGCTGGTGGCCGAGAACCTCAGCGTCCGCGTGTGTCTTGAGCTGGCCAAGTACTCGCAGGAGATGAAACAGGAGAGGAAGATG CACTTCCAAGAAGGACGGCGGGCCCAGCAGCAGCTGGAAAATGGCTTTAAACTGCTGGAGAAT AGTAAGCGTAAATTTGAGCGGGATTGTCGGGAAGCAGAGAAGGCAGCCCAGACGGCTGAGCGGCTAGACCAGGATATCAATGCCACCAAGGCCGACGTGGAGAAG GCCAAGCAGCAAGCCCACCTTCGGAGTCATATGGCAGAGGAGAGCAAAAACGAATATGCAGCCCAACTCCAGCGCTTTAACCGAGACCAGGCGCACTTCTATTTTTCACAGATGCCCCAAATATTTGAT AAGCTGCAGGACATGGATGAACGCCGGGCCACCCGCCTAGGGGCCGGGTACAGGCTCCTCTCGGAGGCCGAGCTACAGGTGGTGCCCATCATCGCCAAGTGCCTGGAGGGCATGAAGGTGGCTGCAGATTCTGTGGATGCCAAAAAT GACTCCCAGGTCCTGATAGAGCTGCACAAGTCAGGTTTTGCCCGCCCGGGTGATGTGGAATTTGAAGACTTCAGCCAGCCCATGAACCGCGCCCCCTCGGACAGCAGTCTGGGCACCCCCTCAGATGGACGGCCCGAGCTCCGTGGCCCAGGCCGCAGCCGTGCCAAGCGCTGGCCCTTTAGCAAGAAGAACAAG ACAGTGGTGACCGAGGATTTTAGCCACTTGCCTCCAGAACAACAGAGAAAGCGTCTTCAACAGCAACTGGAAGAACGGAATCGTGAACTTCAGAAGGAGATTGACCAGAG GGAAGCCCTGAAGAAAATGAAGGATGTCTATGAGAAGACACCCCAGATGGGGGACCCTGCCAGCTTGGAACCCCGGATCACAGAAACCCTGAGCAACATCGAACGGCTGAAGTTAGAAGTGCAGAAGTATGAA GCTTGGCTGGCAGAGGCTGAAAGTCGGGTCCTAAGCAACCGGGGGGACAGCCTAGGCCGACATGCCCGGCCTCCTGACCCCCCAGCCAGTGCCCCACCGGACAGCAGCAGCAACGATAGGTCACAGGATCACAAGGAGAG CTCTGATGAGCCTCCCTCAGAAGAGGGCCAGGACGCCCCCATTTACACGGAGTTCGATGAGGATTTTGAGGAAGAGCCCACATCTCCCATAGGTCACTGCGTAGCAATCTACCACTTTGAAG GTTCTAGCGAGGGCACCATCTCCATGGCCGAGGGTGAAGACCTCAGTCTCATGGAAGGGGACAAAGGCGACGGCTGGACTCGAGTCCGGCggaaagagggaggagagggTTATGTACCCACCTCCTACCTCCGAGTCACTCTCAACTGA
- the SH2D3A gene encoding SH2 domain-containing protein 3A: MQVAQDEEGLAGQPWYHGPLSREKAEALLQQDGDFLVRASRSRGGHPVISCRWQGTTLHFEVFRVALRPRPGRPTALFQLEDEQFSSMPALVHSYVTGQRPLSRATGAVASRPVTRQGPLQRSFSEDTLMDSTARIEHFRARKWSNSQPADLEHVRWSREDHSGPGASTMPISALPRTGSDPVLLKVPALLGTIADSLRASDGQLHAKAPTKPFRTPSLALPDASGRPPTYCELVPQVPSTQGTRPGQSCPEPEAPWWEAQEEEEEEDRCFTRPQAEVSFCPPDNPSCLLGLRNRPLEPEVLHTLRGLFLEHHPGSTALHLLLVDCQAAGLLGVTKVQRVAMGVASGLELLTLPHGHRLRLELLERHEALALAGALVVLGCTGPLEERATALRGLVELALALRPGAAGDLPGLAAVMGALLMPQVSRLERTWRQFRRSHTEAALAFEQELKPLMRSLDEATGPCDPGVVALPHVAPAVRLLEGEELPGPLDESGELLLRALHRARRVARDAPKFREAAAGRLRGFRPNPELREALTTGFVRRLLWGSRGAGAPRSERLEKFQRVLSVLSQRLEPDC, from the exons ATGCAGGTGGCACAGGATGAAGAGGGCCTTGCTGGCCAACCCTGGTACCATGGCCCCCTGTCCCGCGAG AAGGCTGAAGCTCTTCTTCAGCAAGATGGCGACTTCCTGGTTCGTGCCTCTAGGTCCCGTGGGGGCCACCCTGTGATCTCCTGCCGCTGGCAGGGCACGACCCTACACTTCGAGGTCTTCCGTGTGGCCCTGCGTCCCCGACCGGGTCGGCCCACAGCCCTCTTTCAGCTGGAGGATGAGCAATTCTCCAGCATGCCCGCCCTGGTTCACAGTTACGTGACGGGCCAGCGGCCACTGTCTCGGGCCACAGGGGCTGTGGCCTCCAGGCCTGTGACTCGGCAGGGGCCTCTGCAGCGCAGCTTTAGTGAGGATACCCTTATGGACAGCACAGCTCGGATAGAGCATTTCAG GGCTAGGAAATGGAGCAACAGTCAGCCTGCAGATTTGGAGCATGTGAGGTGGTCAAGAGAAGACCACTCTGGACCAG GAGCCTCCACTATGCCCATATCTGCCCTGCCCAGGACGGGCAGTGACCCCGTATTGCTGAAGGtcccagctctcctgggaaccaTTGCTGACAGTCTCAGGGCCTCCGACGGACAGCTTCATGCCAAGGCACCGACCAAGCCCTTCCGGACACCCTCACTGGCACTGCCTGATGCCTCTGGACGCCCCCCAACGTACTGTGAGCTGGTGCCCCAAGTGCCCAGTACCCAAGGAACACGCCCTGGCCAAAGCTGCCCAGAGCCAGAGGCCCCATGGTGGGAGgcccaggaagaagaggaggaggaggacagatGTTTTACAAGACCACAGGCTGAAGTCTCTTTCTGTCCCCCTGACAATCCCTCCTGCCTGCTGGGGCTTCGGAATCGGCCCCTGGAACCCGAAGTCCTGCATACACTCCGTGGCCTGTTCCTGGAGCACCATCCTGGCAGCACCGCTCTCCATCTGCTATTGGTCGACTGTCAG GCTGCAGGCCTCCTGGGAGTGACCAAGGTTCAGCGGGTGGCCATGGGGGTCGCCTCCGGCCTGGAGCTGCTCACGCTTCCTCATGGGCATCGCTTGAGGTTGGAACTACTGGAGAG GCATGAGGCGCTGGCGCTGGCCGGGGCGCTGGTGGTGCTGGGCTGCACTGGACCATTGGAGGAGCGCGCAACCGCACTGAGGGGCCTTGTGGAGCTGGCCCTGGCGCTGCGGCCAGGGGCGGCAGGGGACCTGCCCGGGCTGGCCGCGGTCATGGGCGCCCTGCTCATGCCCCAA GTGTCCCGGTTGGAGCGCACGTGGCGCCAGTTCCGAAGGAGCCACACGGAGGCTGCGCTGGCCTTTGAGCAGGAGCTGAAGCCGCTGATGCGGTCCCTGGATGAGGCCACCG GACCCTGCGACCCAGGCGTGGTGGCGCTGCCGCACGTGGCACCCGCCGTGCGCCTGCTGGAGGGCGAGGAGCTCCCGGGGCCGTTAGACGAGAGCGGCGAGCTGCTGCTGCGCGCCCTGCACAGGGCGCGTCGGGTGGCCCGGGACGCGCCCAAATTCCGCGAGGCGGCGGCCGGGCGCCTGCGAG GATTCCGGCCTAACCCGGAGCTGAGGGAAGCCCTCACCACTGGCTTTGTGCGGAGGCTGCTCTGGGGGAGTCGGGGCGCGGGGGCACCGCGATCCGAACGCCTGGAGAAGTTCCAGCGGGTCCTCAGCGTCCTGTCCCAGCGCCTGGAGCCTGACTGCTGA